Within the Hypericibacter adhaerens genome, the region CCTCCTCGCCGACCCCGGCATTGTTCACCAGCACGTCGATCCGGCCGAACCGCGCCTGGCACGCCCCGACGATGCGCGCGGGCGTCTCCGCGGCGCCGACATCGCAGACCAGCGGCTCGATCGGCGACTTGCCCGAACCCGTGGACGCCGCCGCAACCAGGCCGGAGAGACCGTCGGGATTGCGGTCGACGGCCAATACGTCCGCCCCTTCCCGCACCATGCGCAGGGCCACGCCACGGCCGATGCCGCTGCCCGCGCCCGTGACGATCACGACGCGGCCCGCGAAGCGCTCCGGAACGAACGACATGGCGGGCGTCTCCTGGACGTGCGTCATGCGACCGAGCCGCCGTCGACCGGCAGGCTGATGCCCGTGACGAAGGACGAGGCCGGGCTCGCGAGATAGAGCACCGCGTCCGCCACCTCCGCCGGCTTGCCGAAGCGGCCCATGGGATGGAAGGCGATGAACTCGCGCTCCCGTTGGGCCTTCGCCGCCGGATCGTCCTGCAGGTCGTCGAACACCGACTGCAGCATCGGCGTCTCGATCGAGCCCGGGCAGACGCAGTTGACGCGGATGTTCTCGGCCGCGTGATTGCGCGCGAGCGAGCGCGTCATCAGCGTGACCGCCCCCTTCGAGGCCGAATAGGGGCCCAGCAGCGGATCGCCCACCAGCCCTGCGGTCGAGGAGAAATTGACGATGCTGCCCCCGCCGCGTTTGCGCAGGAGCGGCAGGAAATGCTTCACCGTCAGGAAGGTGCCATGGACATTGACGGCGAAAACCTTGAGCCAGTCCTCCTCCGGACAATCCACGATCTTGCCGAAAGGCCCGATGATGCCGGCGGCGCAGACGACGATATCGGCACCGCCGAAGGCCGCCTCGGCCTTGCGCGCCGCATCGGCAAGCGCCGCGCTGTCTGTCACGTCGAGCGCGCGCGCATGGATGTCGCAGCTCTTGGGCGCCGCGATGGTCTCGCGGGTGTCGGCCAGCCCCGCCTTGTCGCGGTCGATCAACACCAGGCCTGCGGCACCTTCGGCCGCGAATTTCTGTGCCACGGCGCGGCCGAGGCCCGAGCCCGCACCGGTGACGACGGCGATCTTGCCGGCAAGCATTCCCATCCGAGGCTCCTGCGATTGGATGCGGGCCGCGGGCCGGGGCATGATCGCTCCCGCCCTGCGGCCCGGCATGCCCATCACTATCGCAACCGCCTCCCGTTGCGTCGATACGATTTCAGTATCGACGCAGCTCGGCTCCCCGTAACCCGCAAGCGGTATTGCCAATTCCTGCCGCAGCGGTGGCAACCGTCACGAGCGCGGCGAGTGCGATCCGGTCGCGGGACGAGACCCGCGTCAGATCCGTTCCCAGTATCCCGTCTCGGTGTCGAGGCGCTCCTGCTCCTCGCCGTGGAAATCGCCCCGGGAGACGATGCTGACGACCTTGCCGTTCTCGACGATCGGGACATGCCGGAATCCCCCGTCCTCCATCAGCCGCAGGGCGTCGATGGCGGAATGGCGGGTCGAGATGCTGCAGGGCTTCTTCGTCATCACTTTGGAAAGCGTCGTCTCGGCCGGATTCCGGCTCTCCGCCATGAGAGCCACGGCGTCGCGGCCGGTGAAGATGCCGACCAGCTGCTGCGCCTCGTCGACGACCAGGACCGCGCCGATGCGCCGTTCCCGCATCTGGCGGCAGGCTTCGCAGACCGTCGCATGCGCCGGCAGCGTGAGCGGATGCTTGTGCCGTACTATGTCGGAGATGCGGCGGACCGTCATATCGGCTCTCCTCTGGCTTCACCCCGTGTCGGTCGGTCTCGGGCAATGGCGGGATGCCGGAACCGAACGGCCCTCGGCCCCGGCAAGTCCGTTTCAACTTTGTGACAAATCGGAGAGGTTGCCGCGTTGACATAAGTCAAGACCCGGGGGTGCGACCCCGTTTTCAGCCACGGGGAGCGGTCAAGCTGCCGGCCGCCGGAAGGACTCCGTGCCTAGCCGTTGACCTTGAGCCAGGCATCGATCTCCGGCAGCCGCTTCGCCTTCACCGACAGCCGGAACTCGAGATCGGCATGGAACCGCTCGACCTGCTTGCGGTTGGCGGCCGGCACGTTCTCGTCGATGAAGCGCCGGAGCGCGGGCAGCAGCGCCGGATCGGTCGACATGGCCGCCAGCGAAGGGACGAAATTATAGCGCTGGAGCGCGTCGAGCCGGGCATTCACCTCGCTCAGATGCGCCTGCACGAAATCCCAGGCCAGCTTCGTATGGTCGAGCGCCACACGGGCGATCATGGAGGGGCTCGTGGTCTTGGCCGGCTCGTCGCTCAAGGCCAAAGCGAGATTGCGCTGTGCCAGACCCGGATCGCGGGCCGCGGCGAGCGCCAGGAAATACTGGTCCTTCGCCACCGGGTCGACCGCTGTCTTCGCCAGGCCGTGCAGCGTCTCATGGAGAGCCGCGTCGGCGGCGAAGCCGACCGTCCGCAGAACGGGCTGCCGGATGGCGGCGGGCAGGGCCGCGGCGTTCTCGGGATGGGCCACGAAGCTCTGGAAACGCGCCCTCGCCTCGCCGATCACCGCGGAATCGCCGAGCCGGCCGAGCGCGCCGATCAGGTCCTCGCGCAGGACCGCGGCATTGTCCGGTTCGCCGGGCCGCCGGTCCCAGCCCACCCGCTCGAAGACGGGCTTGAGGAGGCGCGCGGCATAGGCTTGCAGCGCGGCGCGGCCGGCCAAGCCGGCATAGAGCGCATCGATCGAGAGCAGCGTCTCGGTGATCTGGCGCCAGATGATCGTATCGGTCGCCGGGTTCGTGCGACGGGTCAGGTCGAGATAGGAAGCGACCGGCATGAACCCGACCTCGCCCAGGGCCCAGCCGTCATAAAGCAGACCCAGCTGATCGACGGAAGGCAGGTCGGCGAATTTCCCGGCGAGGCTGGCGAAGGCGTCCGCGCCATAGCGGCTTCTGAAATAGGCCGACTGGCCGGCATTGATCTTGACGGGAAGGCCGCCCTTGACCGGGATCGTGACGGGCGCCGGCCCGGCGACGACCGCCTTGCTCACGGCAGCGTTCGCCCCGACCGAGACGGCGGAAACCGGCACATGCCAGGCGAGCGGCTGGCGCGACGCCTCGTCCACGCCGAAACGATCCTGCCGGACCGTGACGGCGACCTGCCCGCCCTGCGGCTGGGCCTGCTCGACGCTGACCAGGGGGACGCCGGGCTGGCGGGTGAAATCGTCCGCGATCGTCTTGATGTCCTTGCCGCCCGCCGCCTCGATCGCCGACCAGAGATCGTCCGTCACCGTGTTGGCATAGGCATGCTGGCGCATATAGCGCCGGACGCCCTCCCGGAAGATCGCCTCGCCCACATAGTTCTCGAGCATCCGGATGACGGCCTGGCCCTTGCGGTAGGTGATGTCGTCGAAGGCCTGGTCGGCCTGCGCGCCGGTGGGCACGGGCTGCACCACCGGATGGGTCGTCGCCTTCGCGTCCTGCCTCATCGCCCGCTGGCGCGCGGATTCGGACTGGAGCCACATCGACCATTCCGGATGGAAGCGGTCGGTCGCCTTGTTCTCCATCCAGGAGGCGAAGCCTTCATTGAGCCAGAGCTCGTCCCACCAGCTCATGGTCACGAGATTGCCGAACCACATATGCGCCATCTCGTGGGCGATGACGACGAAGACGCGCTGCCGGTCGGATTCGCTCGAGAGCTGCGGATCGAGCAGGAGGACCTTCTCGAAATAGAGGATGGCGCCCCAGTTCTCCATGGCGGCGAAGCCGCCCGCTCCTGGTGCCGCGATCAGGTCGAGCTTCGGCAGGGGATAGGGGGTGCCGAAATAATCGTTGAAGTAGCCCAGCAGATCGACGGCGCTGTCGAGCGCGAACTGCCCCTTGAAGGCGCTGCCCCGCCGCGCGATGACAGAGATCGTGACGCCGCCGGCCTGGGTTTCCAGCCGCTCCAGGTCGCCGATGCC harbors:
- a CDS encoding M1 family metallopeptidase, translated to MAQTELPRNAVPIHYAVEIAPRLETLSFKGRAVITISVEEATSTVVMNSLDLEFQSAELGGNGAALSGRWAIDAERQQVSFTFEKALAPGRYDLAIDYRGKINETAMGLFVTRYETPTGPGQMLLTQFEAVAARRFLPCWDEPARKATFTIGVTIAANETAVSNMPVDRIDRSEAGLQYIRFQKSPLMSTYLLFLGIGDLERLETQAGGVTISVIARRGSAFKGQFALDSAVDLLGYFNDYFGTPYPLPKLDLIAAPGAGGFAAMENWGAILYFEKVLLLDPQLSSESDRQRVFVVIAHEMAHMWFGNLVTMSWWDELWLNEGFASWMENKATDRFHPEWSMWLQSESARQRAMRQDAKATTHPVVQPVPTGAQADQAFDDITYRKGQAVIRMLENYVGEAIFREGVRRYMRQHAYANTVTDDLWSAIEAAGGKDIKTIADDFTRQPGVPLVSVEQAQPQGGQVAVTVRQDRFGVDEASRQPLAWHVPVSAVSVGANAAVSKAVVAGPAPVTIPVKGGLPVKINAGQSAYFRSRYGADAFASLAGKFADLPSVDQLGLLYDGWALGEVGFMPVASYLDLTRRTNPATDTIIWRQITETLLSIDALYAGLAGRAALQAYAARLLKPVFERVGWDRRPGEPDNAAVLREDLIGALGRLGDSAVIGEARARFQSFVAHPENAAALPAAIRQPVLRTVGFAADAALHETLHGLAKTAVDPVAKDQYFLALAAARDPGLAQRNLALALSDEPAKTTSPSMIARVALDHTKLAWDFVQAHLSEVNARLDALQRYNFVPSLAAMSTDPALLPALRRFIDENVPAANRKQVERFHADLEFRLSVKAKRLPEIDAWLKVNG
- a CDS encoding SDR family NAD(P)-dependent oxidoreductase — its product is MGMLAGKIAVVTGAGSGLGRAVAQKFAAEGAAGLVLIDRDKAGLADTRETIAAPKSCDIHARALDVTDSAALADAARKAEAAFGGADIVVCAAGIIGPFGKIVDCPEEDWLKVFAVNVHGTFLTVKHFLPLLRKRGGGSIVNFSSTAGLVGDPLLGPYSASKGAVTLMTRSLARNHAAENIRVNCVCPGSIETPMLQSVFDDLQDDPAAKAQREREFIAFHPMGRFGKPAEVADAVLYLASPASSFVTGISLPVDGGSVA
- a CDS encoding CBS domain-containing protein; this encodes MTVRRISDIVRHKHPLTLPAHATVCEACRQMRERRIGAVLVVDEAQQLVGIFTGRDAVALMAESRNPAETTLSKVMTKKPCSISTRHSAIDALRLMEDGGFRHVPIVENGKVVSIVSRGDFHGEEQERLDTETGYWERI